Proteins from a single region of Desulfovibrio sp. Huiquan2017:
- a CDS encoding TIGR03960 family B12-binding radical SAM protein — MKELLPILPRPSRYLGSEWGAVFKDPSTVTVRCALAFPDMYEVGMSYLGQKILSEALNAHPGYWAERVFTPDEEAGAILREHGAPLATLESDTPLADMDVVGFSLTHELCYTNILYMLDLAGIPFRSADREAALPLIVAGGGAAFNAEPVAPFFDAMVIGDGEEAMVQVLAAVDRAKSEGLSKVELLESLTAIPGLYVPSFFKDQGAGTPTPLREGYESVEKAVVDDLDRTPFPTAQTIPFGAIHDRLTMEIARGCTRGCRFCQAGMIYRPVRERSLDGLDAILTNGLAETGYEETSMLSLSTGDFSGLDSLFTRSFDKCAAEQIAISLPSLRVGSLSAPIMERISSIRRTGATIAPEAGSQRMRDVINKGVDEEGLLEHVRLLFNNGWQGVKLYFMIGLPTETDEDLDAILDLCLKVRDAAGRHIKRLQVTAAVSPFVPKPHTPFQWEPQIPLDEIYRRINHLRDIFRPHKRISIKYHEPEMTSLEGVFSRGDRRLAEVVERAYAKGALFSSWKDHLRLEPYREAMAEAGLDWEEYTGSRDPEGPLPWDHLSSGVTKRFLLKERERALGGKITEDCRYGACRNCGVCQFDGRISTLAGQAGDKDIRPRLVFHQRDQESEQPPYNVEKPDLTGKAAHFRIWYEKTGSAAFLSQLELQAVFERAFRRAGLPMTFSAGFHPMPRLSFGKALPVGVESRCEWINVFLREDFGPDEVVERLARTMPRGLTPYRADSLSMGRKQSQAVEEIYELRFPADEALRREQWRAFMAEEHHFIEKKTKKGKPKQVDLRPMVREAVETEDGLTLVLDWREQYMSPLTLCATVMANAGPMDFGLTKTEQRFAPEEDATA, encoded by the coding sequence ATGAAAGAACTGTTGCCCATCCTCCCCCGCCCCTCCCGCTACCTCGGCAGCGAATGGGGCGCCGTGTTCAAGGACCCGTCCACCGTGACCGTGCGGTGCGCCCTGGCCTTCCCTGACATGTACGAGGTGGGCATGTCCTACCTCGGCCAGAAAATCCTGTCCGAAGCGCTCAACGCCCACCCCGGCTACTGGGCCGAGCGGGTCTTCACACCCGACGAGGAGGCCGGGGCCATATTGCGTGAGCACGGCGCGCCACTGGCCACGTTGGAGTCGGACACCCCCCTGGCGGACATGGATGTCGTCGGCTTCAGCCTGACCCACGAGCTCTGCTACACGAATATCCTGTACATGCTCGACCTGGCCGGAATTCCCTTCCGCAGCGCGGATAGGGAAGCCGCCCTGCCGCTCATCGTGGCGGGAGGCGGCGCGGCGTTCAACGCCGAGCCCGTGGCCCCGTTCTTCGACGCCATGGTCATCGGCGACGGCGAAGAGGCCATGGTTCAAGTCCTGGCCGCCGTGGACCGCGCCAAGAGCGAGGGGCTGTCCAAAGTGGAACTGCTCGAAAGCCTGACCGCCATTCCGGGGCTGTACGTTCCGTCGTTTTTCAAAGACCAGGGAGCGGGCACGCCGACCCCCCTGCGCGAAGGGTACGAGAGCGTGGAAAAGGCCGTGGTGGACGATCTCGACCGCACGCCCTTCCCCACGGCCCAGACCATTCCCTTCGGAGCCATCCACGACCGACTGACCATGGAAATCGCCCGGGGCTGCACGCGCGGCTGCCGGTTCTGCCAGGCGGGCATGATCTACCGCCCGGTACGCGAGCGCTCCCTGGACGGGCTCGACGCCATCCTGACCAATGGGCTGGCCGAGACCGGCTATGAGGAAACCTCCATGCTGTCGCTGTCCACCGGCGACTTCTCGGGGCTGGACTCCCTATTCACCCGCAGCTTCGATAAATGCGCGGCTGAACAAATCGCCATCTCCCTGCCGTCCCTGCGCGTGGGCTCCCTGTCCGCGCCGATCATGGAGCGCATCTCCTCCATCCGTCGCACGGGCGCGACCATCGCCCCGGAGGCGGGCAGCCAACGCATGCGCGACGTGATCAACAAAGGCGTTGACGAGGAAGGACTGCTGGAGCACGTCCGGCTGCTCTTCAACAACGGCTGGCAGGGAGTGAAGCTTTATTTCATGATCGGTCTGCCCACCGAGACGGACGAGGACCTGGACGCCATCCTGGACCTCTGCCTCAAGGTCCGCGACGCCGCGGGCCGGCACATCAAACGGCTCCAGGTCACGGCGGCGGTTTCGCCCTTCGTGCCCAAGCCGCACACCCCGTTCCAGTGGGAACCACAGATTCCGCTGGATGAAATCTACCGCCGCATCAACCACCTTCGAGACATCTTCCGGCCGCACAAACGCATTTCCATCAAGTATCACGAACCCGAGATGACCTCGCTCGAAGGCGTCTTCTCGCGCGGCGACCGCCGCCTGGCCGAAGTGGTCGAACGGGCCTACGCCAAAGGCGCGCTCTTCTCCAGTTGGAAGGATCACCTGCGCCTCGAACCGTACCGGGAAGCCATGGCCGAGGCCGGGCTCGATTGGGAGGAGTACACCGGCTCGCGCGATCCCGAAGGCCCGCTGCCCTGGGATCACCTGTCCAGCGGCGTGACCAAACGGTTCCTGCTCAAGGAGCGCGAACGCGCCCTAGGCGGCAAGATCACCGAGGACTGCCGCTACGGCGCATGCCGCAACTGCGGAGTCTGCCAATTCGACGGCCGGATTTCCACCCTGGCCGGACAGGCCGGGGACAAGGACATCCGCCCCAGGCTGGTCTTCCACCAACGCGACCAGGAGAGTGAGCAGCCGCCCTACAACGTGGAAAAGCCGGATCTGACCGGCAAGGCGGCACACTTCCGGATATGGTATGAAAAGACAGGATCGGCCGCCTTCCTCAGCCAATTGGAGCTCCAGGCCGTGTTCGAACGCGCCTTTCGCCGGGCCGGACTGCCCATGACCTTTTCCGCCGGGTTCCACCCCATGCCCAGGCTGTCCTTCGGCAAGGCCCTGCCCGTGGGCGTCGAGAGCCGGTGCGAATGGATCAACGTCTTCCTGCGCGAGGACTTCGGCCCGGATGAGGTGGTTGAACGGCTGGCGCGGACCATGCCCCGTGGGCTGACTCCCTACCGGGCGGACAGCCTGTCCATGGGCCGCAAGCAGTCCCAGGCCGTGGAGGAAATTTACGAGTTGCGCTTCCCGGCCGATGAGGCGCTTCGCCGGGAGCAGTGGCGGGCATTCATGGCTGAAGAACACCATTTCATCGAAAAGAAGACCAAAAAGGGTAAGCCCAAGCAGGTTGACCTGCGTCCCATGGTCCGGGAAGCGGTCGAGACCGAGGACGGCCTGACCTTGGTCCTGGACTGGCGGGAGCAATACATGAGCCCGCTGACCCTGTGCGCGACGGTCATGGCGAACGCCGGGCCGATGGACTTCGGGCTGACTAAAACGGAACAGCGGTTCGCGCCGGAAGAGGACGCTACGGCCTAA
- a CDS encoding ABC transporter substrate-binding protein, whose protein sequence is MKVSTFKTAGKFSLLVLSLLVAALMLVGCSSEEKKETAEKAAPAAPEKVTLKLAMDADPVSLDPQVQLSGGMLQFSHLVFDPLVRYDKNMNFVPRLAESWERIDDLTMRFHLRKGVKFHSGNDFTAQDVVFTLDRLKKSDDFKGLFEPFSGAVAVDDHTVDLVTKKPYGLVLNMATYIFPLDHKFYTGTDDKGKPKDTIVKTDYSFANENESGTGPFTVTSREQGVKTVFARFKDYWNKDTGNVEEIILSPIKNDATRTAALMSGDVDFVMPVPPQDLDRIKSTDGLQLVTMSGSRIITFQLNQKRNPALADPKVRLAMDYAYDNQGVVEKIMNGFATAAGQMSPKGYVGHLDSLVPRYDLEKAKALMAESGYPNGFEATMIAPNNRYVNDEKIAEAFASMMSKIGIKISLKTMPKAQYWDQFDAQVADIQLIGWHSDTEDSGNFSEFLSMCRNAETGYGQYNSGNYCNPKVDELTLAAQTETDLAKRAADLQEVEKIQYDEAGFIPLHWQNLSWASKSNMNTEDIVNVMNFPYFGDLVIN, encoded by the coding sequence ATGAAAGTGTCGACGTTCAAAACCGCCGGCAAATTCTCCCTGCTCGTTCTCTCACTGCTCGTAGCCGCCCTGATGCTGGTCGGTTGCAGTAGCGAGGAAAAGAAAGAGACAGCCGAGAAAGCCGCCCCCGCTGCACCTGAAAAAGTCACCCTCAAGCTCGCCATGGATGCCGACCCGGTATCTCTTGATCCGCAGGTCCAACTGTCCGGCGGCATGCTGCAATTCTCTCACCTGGTCTTCGACCCGCTCGTCCGTTACGACAAGAACATGAATTTCGTGCCCCGTCTGGCCGAAAGCTGGGAACGCATCGACGACCTGACCATGCGCTTCCACCTGCGCAAGGGCGTCAAGTTCCACTCCGGCAACGACTTCACCGCCCAGGATGTGGTTTTCACGCTTGACCGCCTGAAGAAGTCCGACGACTTCAAGGGCCTCTTCGAGCCCTTCTCCGGGGCCGTGGCCGTGGACGATCACACCGTGGACCTGGTCACCAAGAAGCCCTATGGCCTGGTGCTCAACATGGCCACCTACATCTTCCCCCTGGACCACAAATTCTACACCGGTACCGACGACAAGGGCAAACCCAAGGACACCATCGTCAAGACCGACTACTCCTTTGCCAACGAAAACGAATCCGGCACCGGTCCCTTCACCGTCACCAGCCGTGAGCAGGGCGTGAAGACCGTCTTCGCCCGGTTCAAGGACTACTGGAACAAGGACACCGGCAATGTCGAGGAAATCATCCTTTCCCCGATCAAGAACGACGCCACCCGCACCGCCGCGCTGATGTCCGGCGACGTGGACTTCGTCATGCCCGTGCCGCCCCAGGATCTGGACCGCATCAAGTCCACCGACGGTCTGCAACTGGTCACCATGTCCGGTTCGCGCATCATCACCTTCCAGCTCAACCAGAAGCGCAATCCCGCCCTAGCCGACCCCAAGGTCCGCCTGGCCATGGATTACGCCTATGACAACCAGGGCGTTGTCGAAAAGATCATGAACGGCTTCGCCACCGCGGCCGGTCAGATGTCCCCCAAGGGTTACGTCGGACACCTCGACTCCCTGGTGCCCCGCTATGACCTGGAAAAGGCCAAGGCCCTCATGGCCGAGTCCGGCTACCCCAACGGCTTCGAAGCGACCATGATCGCCCCGAACAACCGTTACGTGAACGATGAAAAGATCGCCGAGGCCTTCGCCTCCATGATGTCCAAGATCGGCATCAAGATCTCGCTCAAGACCATGCCCAAGGCGCAGTACTGGGATCAGTTCGACGCCCAGGTGGCCGACATCCAGCTGATCGGCTGGCACTCCGACACCGAGGACTCCGGCAACTTCTCCGAGTTCTTGTCCATGTGCCGCAACGCCGAGACCGGCTACGGCCAGTACAACTCCGGCAACTACTGCAACCCCAAGGTTGACGAGCTGACCCTGGCCGCCCAGACCGAGACCGATCTGGCCAAGCGCGCCGCCGACCTGCAGGAAGTGGAAAAGATCCAGTACGACGAAGCGGGCTTCATCCCGCTGCACTGGCAGAACCTGTCCTGGGCCTCCAAGTCCAACATGAACACCGAAGACATCGTGAACGTCATGAACTTCCCGTACTTCGGCGACCTGGTCATCAACTAA
- a CDS encoding ABC transporter permease: MFAFTVKRILQAVIVMLIISFIGFAIKHNFGDPIRDLVGQRVTAAERAEIRDRLGLNDPFPVQYVRFLRDALHGDLGQSYFFKKPATEVIIKKAPATLELVFCAALLIVLLSIPLGIYSAIRPKSLFSKFIMGGSIVGVSMPVFLTAILLIYIFSVELHWLPSYGRGDTVLLFGWWDSGLFTADGLKHLIMPSIALSSIMLPLFIRLIRSEMMEVLESEYVKFAWAKGIKPWRVWLVHAFKNTLLPVITVGGVQLGIMVAFTILTETVFQWQGMGSMFIESVERSDTSLMVAYLVFVGIIFVLVNTLVDIIYGLVNPMVRVAGRQ, translated from the coding sequence ATGTTTGCATTCACCGTAAAGCGAATCCTCCAGGCTGTGATCGTCATGCTGATCATCAGCTTCATCGGGTTCGCCATCAAACACAACTTCGGCGATCCGATCCGCGACCTTGTGGGGCAGCGGGTCACTGCGGCCGAGCGGGCCGAAATCCGCGATCGCCTCGGGCTGAACGACCCGTTCCCGGTACAGTACGTGCGTTTTCTGCGCGACGCCCTGCACGGCGACCTGGGCCAGAGTTATTTCTTTAAAAAACCGGCCACCGAGGTCATCATCAAGAAGGCCCCGGCCACCCTGGAGCTCGTCTTCTGTGCCGCGCTGCTCATCGTGCTCCTGTCCATCCCGCTGGGCATCTACTCGGCCATCCGCCCCAAGAGCCTCTTTTCGAAGTTCATCATGGGCGGGTCCATTGTCGGCGTCTCCATGCCGGTCTTTCTCACGGCCATTCTGCTCATCTACATATTCTCCGTCGAACTGCACTGGCTGCCCTCCTACGGACGGGGTGACACCGTGCTTCTGTTCGGCTGGTGGGACAGCGGCCTGTTCACGGCGGACGGTCTCAAGCACCTGATCATGCCGTCCATCGCCCTGTCCTCCATCATGCTTCCACTGTTCATCCGGCTCATCCGCTCCGAGATGATGGAAGTCCTGGAGAGCGAATACGTCAAATTCGCCTGGGCCAAGGGCATCAAGCCCTGGCGTGTCTGGCTGGTCCACGCCTTCAAGAACACCCTGCTCCCGGTCATCACCGTGGGCGGCGTCCAGCTCGGCATCATGGTGGCCTTCACCATCCTGACCGAGACCGTGTTCCAATGGCAGGGCATGGGCTCCATGTTCATAGAATCCGTGGAGCGTTCCGACACCTCGCTCATGGTCGCGTACCTGGTCTTCGTGGGCATCATCTTCGTGCTGGTGAATACGCTGGTGGACATCATCTACGGCCTGGTCAACCCCATGGTCCGCGTGGCAGGGAGGCAGTAG
- a CDS encoding ABC transporter permease, whose amino-acid sequence MRTRWQRFKESYMLYSFLRDPMAMTCFIILAILVITAFTAPIIAPHDPYNTKTIDIMNAQIPPVWEHGGTADFLLGTDAQGRDMLSTMLYGMRVSIIIGIGAVCLQAFIGIVVGLLSGYIKRLDNILMRIADVQLSFSTYMVAIFIGAIVQTAFGVAGYDRVAVPLIIVIIGLAEWPQYARTVRASVLAERKKEYVEAARVIGLSKSRIMWRHILPNTLSPVLVISTVQVANAIMSEAALSFLGLGMPVTKPSLGSLITAGFEYIFSGSWWITIFPGILLVSLILVINLLGDWVRDFLNPKLYKG is encoded by the coding sequence ATGAGAACCCGCTGGCAACGCTTCAAAGAATCCTACATGCTCTACAGCTTCCTGCGCGACCCCATGGCCATGACCTGCTTCATCATCCTGGCCATACTGGTGATCACCGCCTTTACCGCGCCGATCATCGCCCCGCACGATCCATACAACACCAAGACCATCGACATCATGAACGCCCAGATCCCGCCGGTCTGGGAACACGGCGGCACCGCCGACTTCCTGCTCGGCACCGACGCCCAGGGCCGCGACATGCTCTCGACCATGCTCTACGGCATGCGCGTGTCCATCATCATCGGCATCGGCGCGGTCTGCCTTCAGGCCTTCATCGGCATCGTGGTTGGCCTGCTCTCCGGATACATCAAGCGGCTGGACAACATCCTCATGCGCATCGCCGACGTCCAGCTCTCCTTCTCCACCTACATGGTGGCCATCTTCATCGGCGCCATCGTCCAGACCGCCTTCGGCGTGGCCGGGTACGACCGCGTCGCCGTGCCGCTGATCATCGTCATCATCGGCCTGGCCGAATGGCCTCAGTACGCCCGCACCGTGCGTGCCTCGGTGCTGGCCGAACGCAAGAAGGAGTACGTGGAGGCGGCCCGGGTCATCGGCCTGTCCAAGTCCCGGATCATGTGGCGGCACATTCTGCCCAACACCCTCTCCCCGGTTCTCGTCATCTCCACCGTCCAGGTGGCCAACGCCATCATGAGCGAAGCGGCCCTGTCCTTCCTGGGGCTGGGCATGCCCGTGACCAAGCCCTCGCTGGGATCCCTGATCACCGCCGGTTTCGAGTACATATTCTCCGGCTCTTGGTGGATCACCATCTTCCCCGGTATCCTGCTGGTCTCCCTGATCCTGGTCATCAATCTCCTGGGCGACTGGGTCCGGGACTTCCTCAACCCCAAACTCTACAAGGGGTAA
- a CDS encoding ABC transporter ATP-binding protein has protein sequence MEKLIDIKNLRVDFELRSGRVRAVRDVSLVINKGERLGIVGESGAGKSVLGFSLINLISKPGKITGGQIIFDGRDLTKLNADQMRHIRGNEISMIFQDPMMTLNPVLTIGTQMKETILAHMDVSDKEAEAICLDKLHKVYIPSPEKRLKQYPHEFSGGMRQRIVIAISLLTSPKLIIADEPTTALDVTIQAEIMDLLLELCKTENMGLILITHDLAVVSEVTQRIAVLYAGKVVELGAADQLIKNPQHPYTKGLIQALPQMAGGKRRLNQIPGMMPSLLNMPKGCPFEPRCTVSYERCKTEIPTLHELENGAQAACFKCEGGE, from the coding sequence GTGGAAAAACTCATAGACATCAAGAACCTGCGCGTTGACTTCGAGCTGCGATCCGGCAGGGTCCGGGCCGTGCGCGACGTCAGCCTGGTCATCAACAAGGGTGAACGCCTCGGCATTGTCGGCGAATCCGGCGCGGGCAAATCCGTGCTCGGCTTTTCGCTCATCAACCTCATCTCCAAGCCCGGCAAGATCACCGGCGGCCAGATCATCTTCGACGGCCGCGATCTGACCAAGCTCAACGCCGACCAGATGCGCCACATTCGGGGCAACGAGATCTCCATGATCTTCCAGGACCCGATGATGACGCTCAACCCGGTGCTGACCATCGGCACCCAGATGAAGGAAACCATCCTGGCCCACATGGACGTCTCGGACAAGGAAGCCGAGGCCATCTGCCTGGACAAGCTGCACAAGGTCTACATCCCCTCCCCGGAGAAACGGCTCAAGCAGTACCCGCACGAGTTCTCCGGCGGCATGCGTCAGCGCATCGTCATCGCCATCTCACTGCTGACCAGCCCCAAGCTGATCATCGCGGACGAACCGACCACGGCGTTGGATGTGACCATCCAGGCCGAAATCATGGATCTGCTCCTGGAGCTCTGCAAAACGGAAAACATGGGGCTCATCCTGATCACCCACGACCTGGCTGTGGTCTCCGAGGTAACTCAACGCATCGCCGTGCTCTATGCGGGCAAGGTGGTCGAACTCGGCGCGGCCGACCAGCTCATCAAAAACCCGCAGCACCCCTACACCAAGGGGCTCATCCAGGCCCTGCCGCAGATGGCGGGCGGAAAGCGGCGGCTCAACCAGATTCCAGGCATGATGCCCTCGCTGCTGAACATGCCCAAGGGGTGTCCCTTCGAACCCCGGTGTACCGTAAGCTATGAACGCTGCAAGACCGAAATCCCCACACTCCATGAATTAGAGAACGGAGCGCAGGCCGCCTGTTTCAAATGCGAAGGAGGCGAATAA
- a CDS encoding oligopeptide/dipeptide ABC transporter ATP-binding protein: MSAILEVKDIDKHFDISGSVIDQIHLSGGKLSRRKTLVKAVNSVSLDVQAGETLSVVGESGCGKSTLARTVMGLYRPNKGEIHYRGARIDNLSSHRMLPYRTKMQMVFQDPYASLNPRMTVRQILEEPVRFHNPEMNRDEVRDRVAEVMLQVGVDPVWATNFPHEFSGGQRQRISIARALVLDPEFIAADEPIAALDVSIQAQILNLLMDAQEQRGLTYLFISHDLSVVEHISSRVLVMYLGCVCELATAKELFSNPKHPYTQALLSAIPKLGGMAGGHVRLSGDVPTPINLPTGCVFHGRCQHANERCSREIPKQHTLANGTVVACHGVEEGRI; this comes from the coding sequence ATGAGTGCCATCCTCGAAGTCAAGGACATCGACAAACACTTCGACATCTCCGGCTCGGTCATCGACCAGATACACCTCTCCGGCGGTAAACTCTCCCGCCGGAAAACCTTGGTCAAGGCGGTCAACAGCGTCTCCCTGGACGTCCAGGCGGGCGAGACCTTGAGCGTGGTCGGCGAGTCCGGCTGCGGCAAGTCCACCCTGGCCCGCACGGTTATGGGATTGTACCGACCCAACAAGGGCGAAATCCACTACAGGGGGGCGCGCATCGACAACCTCAGCTCCCACCGGATGCTCCCCTATCGAACCAAAATGCAGATGGTCTTCCAGGACCCCTACGCTTCGCTGAACCCGCGCATGACCGTGCGCCAGATCCTTGAAGAGCCGGTCCGTTTCCACAACCCGGAGATGAATCGCGACGAGGTCCGCGACCGCGTGGCCGAGGTCATGCTCCAGGTAGGCGTGGATCCGGTCTGGGCCACCAACTTCCCGCACGAATTCTCCGGCGGCCAGCGCCAGCGCATCTCCATTGCGCGCGCCCTGGTCCTCGACCCAGAATTCATTGCGGCCGACGAGCCCATCGCCGCGCTCGACGTGTCCATTCAGGCCCAGATCCTCAACCTGCTCATGGACGCCCAGGAGCAGCGCGGCCTGACATATCTGTTCATCAGCCATGACCTGAGCGTCGTCGAGCACATATCCAGCCGCGTACTGGTCATGTACCTCGGCTGCGTTTGCGAACTGGCCACGGCCAAGGAGCTGTTCTCCAACCCCAAGCATCCCTATACGCAGGCCTTGCTGTCCGCCATCCCCAAACTCGGCGGCATGGCAGGGGGGCACGTCCGGTTGTCCGGCGACGTCCCCACTCCCATCAACCTGCCTACCGGCTGTGTCTTCCATGGCCGCTGTCAACACGCCAACGAACGCTGCTCCCGGGAAATTCCCAAGCAGCACACCCTCGCCAACGGCACCGTGGTCGCCTGTCACGGCGTTGAGGAAGGCCGGATATAG
- a CDS encoding response regulator, giving the protein MRFLIVDDDESIHLYLQVILTPYGECVTAKDGAHAVEMFSDALAEGRPFDAVFMDILMPGMDGHQAAERMRAREREAGVVKEKRFKLAMITCVVDDTSVDRAFFNAKASLYIVKPLDRDFVVRELRQHGII; this is encoded by the coding sequence GTGCGGTTTCTGATCGTCGATGACGACGAGAGCATACATCTCTATCTGCAGGTCATCCTGACTCCCTATGGGGAATGCGTCACGGCCAAGGACGGCGCGCATGCAGTGGAGATGTTCTCGGACGCCCTGGCCGAGGGACGCCCTTTTGATGCGGTCTTCATGGATATCCTCATGCCCGGCATGGACGGCCATCAGGCGGCGGAGCGCATGCGCGCCCGCGAACGCGAGGCTGGGGTGGTCAAAGAGAAACGCTTCAAGCTGGCCATGATCACTTGTGTGGTGGACGATACCAGTGTGGACCGAGCGTTCTTCAACGCCAAGGCGAGCCTCTACATCGTCAAGCCCCTGGACCGCGACTTCGTGGTTCGCGAACTTCGGCAGCACGGAATCATCTAG
- a CDS encoding FAD-dependent oxidoreductase, producing MSQHIVVIGGVALGPKAACRFKRLEPESRVTMIDQTAMISYGGCGIPYYVSGDVSDASELSTTSFHMLRDPKFFKEVKGVDVRILTRATRIDRENKCVELENVQTGDKECITYDKLVIATGASPRRLGLPGEDLRGVNYVANPGDATRIREAISKGEVGNAVIIGAGFIGLEMAEAFADMWGVETSVVEITGQLMPRLVSPTLATMGQKHMEENGVSFYFGETVKALEGEDGVVKRVVTDKRVLDADAVIISAGVIPNSDLAKEAGLAVHERGGVYVDEFMRTNDPDIYAGGDCCLVKHLITGKDAFLPLGSMANRQGRIIGTNLAGGSSTFDGVVGSFVVKLFETSMAGTGLSLESAKAAGFDAMSVLLIQLDRAHFYPTKELMTLEMVVDKPTRRVLGVQGFGSAGDAMVGRINAVAAILKSAPTIDDVSNMELAYSPPFAAAMDILNTLANLADNALAGINRGVGPAGFKELWDNREKDACFFLDCREKGDAASFMERNPEFWHNVPQGEIYDRLDEIPTDRPIVLVCNTGARSYEAQIMLDDKGYKDVTNIHGGMAAIKKFGVNL from the coding sequence ATGTCTCAGCACATCGTAGTCATCGGCGGCGTGGCCCTCGGGCCCAAGGCCGCCTGCCGTTTCAAGCGCCTGGAACCCGAATCCCGGGTGACCATGATCGACCAGACCGCCATGATCTCCTATGGCGGGTGCGGCATTCCCTATTACGTGTCCGGCGATGTTTCGGACGCGTCCGAACTGTCCACCACCAGTTTTCACATGTTGCGCGACCCGAAGTTCTTCAAGGAGGTCAAGGGGGTGGACGTTCGCATCCTGACCAGGGCCACGCGTATCGACCGTGAAAACAAGTGCGTGGAGCTGGAGAACGTCCAGACCGGCGACAAGGAATGCATTACCTACGACAAGCTGGTTATCGCCACCGGCGCCTCTCCGCGTCGGTTGGGGCTGCCCGGCGAGGACCTGCGGGGCGTCAATTATGTGGCAAACCCCGGCGATGCCACGCGCATCCGTGAGGCCATTTCCAAGGGCGAGGTGGGCAACGCCGTGATCATCGGCGCGGGCTTCATCGGTCTGGAAATGGCCGAGGCCTTCGCCGACATGTGGGGCGTAGAGACCTCGGTGGTGGAGATCACCGGACAGCTCATGCCTCGTCTGGTCAGTCCCACTTTGGCCACCATGGGCCAAAAACATATGGAGGAGAACGGCGTTTCCTTCTACTTCGGTGAGACCGTCAAGGCCCTTGAGGGCGAGGATGGCGTGGTCAAGCGCGTGGTCACGGACAAGCGCGTCCTCGACGCCGACGCCGTGATCATCTCGGCCGGAGTCATCCCCAATTCGGATCTGGCCAAGGAAGCCGGGCTGGCCGTGCATGAGCGCGGCGGGGTGTACGTGGACGAGTTCATGCGCACCAACGACCCGGACATCTATGCGGGCGGCGACTGCTGTCTCGTCAAGCACCTGATCACCGGCAAGGACGCCTTCCTGCCGCTCGGCTCCATGGCCAACCGCCAGGGCCGGATCATCGGCACCAACCTGGCGGGCGGGTCGTCCACCTTCGACGGCGTGGTCGGCTCCTTCGTGGTCAAGCTCTTCGAAACCTCCATGGCGGGTACGGGGTTGAGCCTGGAATCGGCCAAGGCGGCCGGGTTCGACGCCATGAGTGTGCTGCTTATCCAGCTGGATCGGGCGCATTTTTACCCGACCAAGGAACTGATGACACTGGAGATGGTCGTGGACAAGCCCACCCGCCGCGTGCTCGGTGTACAGGGTTTCGGCTCGGCGGGCGATGCCATGGTGGGCAGGATCAACGCGGTAGCCGCCATCCTCAAGTCCGCCCCGACCATCGACGATGTGTCCAACATGGAACTGGCTTATTCCCCGCCTTTCGCCGCGGCCATGGACATCCTCAACACCTTGGCCAATCTGGCGGACAACGCTCTCGCCGGTATCAACCGGGGCGTCGGCCCGGCCGGGTTCAAAGAGTTGTGGGACAACCGCGAGAAGGACGCCTGTTTCTTCCTGGATTGCCGGGAAAAGGGTGACGCCGCTTCGTTCATGGAGCGCAACCCGGAGTTCTGGCACAATGTTCCACAGGGCGAGATCTATGACCGCCTGGACGAAATTCCCACGGATCGCCCCATCGTGTTGGTTTGCAATACGGGGGCGCGTTCCTACGAAGCGCAGATCATGCTCGACGACAAGGGGTACAAGGATGTCACCAATATCCACGGCGGCATGGCGGCCATCAAGAAGTTCGGAGTCAATCTCTAG